In the genome of Streptomyces fagopyri, the window CTGACGTGCGGTGAAACCGCTTCCGTACGCCGAAGCCGCCTCCCGCCGGCGAACCTGCCGCCGGCCCGTACCCCTCGCCGGCGAAGCCCCCTCCGCCCGGTGAAGGGGATCACCACCCCGTGCGGACCCCTCAGGCCCCGAGGGCGTCGGCGAGCAGGCGCGTCCCCGACGCCGGCGCGCCGATGGGCGGCGCGTCGGCGGGGCAGAACGGGGAAGGGGCCCGGCGACGACAAATTTGGCTTCGTTGCGGACAGTTACAGTCCTCGATCAACACGTTCGGTACAGGGACGAAAGGGGAAAAGGCCAAGGATGCGAGACGTACGTGATGTGTGGGCCGTGGTGGGACCACAGTTCCGGAAGTGGCACCAGGAACCCGTGGTCGTCCAGTCGGTGAGGTCGGCCGCGGCGGCGAGCATCGCGTACGTGATCGCGGTCCGGCTCAGTCCCGAGCCCGCGCCGCTCACCGCACCGCTCACCGCGCTCCTCGTCGTGCAGGTCACGCTCTACTCCACCCTCACCACCGGCATCCGCCGCGTGAACTCCGTCGTGGCCGGCGTCGTCGTCGCCATCGGTTTCAGCCTGCTCGTCGGGCTGACCTGGTGGAGCCTGGCGCTGCTCATCCTCGCCTCGCTGGCCGTCGGCCACCTGGTCCGGGTCAGCGAGTTCGTGCCCGAGGTGGCGATCAGCGCCATGCTCGTCCTCGGTGTCACCCGGGTCGGGGACACGGCCTGGGCCAGGGTCCTGGAGACGCTGATCGGCGCGGTGGTCGGGCTCGGCTGCAATCTGCTGTTCGCTCCCCCGGTGTGGGTGGGCGCGGCCGGCCAGTCCATCGAGGACCTGGCACGGCGCGTACGGCAGTTGATGCTGCGCATGGGGGAGGAGGCGGCGGGCCGCACCCCCGTGGAGCACGCCACCGCGCGGCTGCACGAGGCGCGGCGTCTGGACCACGACATCGTCGGGGTCGACGCGGCGCTCCGGCAGGCCGAGGACAGCCTGAAGCTCAATCCCCGTGTCCGCGAGGGCCTGCTGCACCGGATCGTGCTGCGCACCGGGCTCGACACGCTGGAGATCTGCACGGTGGTGCTGCGGGTGCTCGCGCGCACCCTCACCGACCTCGCCAAGGAGCGTGATCCCGAGCCCCTGTTCGATCCACAGGTGGGCGCGGTGATGGAGCAGCTGCTGAGCGAAGTCGCCGACGCCGTGGTGAGTTTCGCCGTCCTGGTGACCACCGACGTGAGCCAGAACGCCGAGTCGGCGGAGACCCGGCTCACCGCGGAGCTGACGACCGCGTCGGCGACCCGCGACAAGCTCGCCCAGCTGCTGCTGGAGGGGGTCCAGCGGGACGCCCGTCAGTGGCATCTGCACGGCGCCGTCCTCACGGAGGTCAACCGCATCCTGGACGAGCTCGACACGGAGCACCGTTCACGGCGTCTGATGGAGGAACTCGACCGCGGCGCGCGTGAACAGCGCGAGCGCCGCCCGCACCTCACCCGCCTACGGAACCGTCTGCGGGTCCCGATGCCGACGCGCCGGAGCCGGAACCGTCGGACGGCCTCGCGACGTTCTCTGTGAGAGGCCCGTGCCACGACGGGTGGGCGCGGCGCCGACGACGAGGGGGAACGCGGATGACCGGGGGCACCGTACGGATCGAGGAGAACTCACTGCTGCTGCCGGGGGGTGTGCGGATCCGCTTCATGCGGACGCTGCGCCTGCCCGAGACGGGGACGCACGGACTGCCGCCCGGCCTCGGAGAGTTCCCGCTGCGCCGTGTCGAGGACTACGCGGACACGGTCCCCGCCGAGTGGCGTGCGCGCGGCGGTGTGATGCTGCCGGTCTACCTGCGCGAGGCCATGTGGCTCAGCTTCGCGGGCTCGGCGGAACCGGCCGCGCTGCAGGTCGGGGTGGGCAAGGTGTGCGCGATCTCGGGCGAGCCGTGGAGCCCCCGGCTGTCCCTGAACCCGCAGAACCACGTCCTGCTCCCTCGCCAGCCCTGGCTGGACGGCATCAACTCCGGCAAGGGAAAGGTCCGCCAGTTCGTCGCCGTGCCCCTCGGGCTGGGGGCCACGGTCGAGGGACAGGTGACCGGCGAGGAGGTGTGGGGCGGCCTCCAGTTGCAGTCGTTCCCGCTGCGTGCGCCGGAGCTCGCGAAGTGGCGCGAGCAGGAGCGCCGCCGGGCCGAGGCCGCCCGGTCGGCAGGGACCCTGACCGGTTACGGGTCACCTCCCCCCGCGCCCGGCGCCCTGCCGGCCCCCATGGCCGCTCCCGCCGCCGCGGCCCGGTCGAGAAGCGCGCCGGCCATGGGGCTCGGGGTGGGGGGCTCGATGCGCCAGGAGATCCACCCCTCCGACCGGCCCCTCGGCGCCTGGGCCGGTGAGCCGGCCGGCCGGGTGTTCGTCCACCTCGTGACACCTCCCGAGTGGCGACGCGTCACGGGTGAGGCTCCCCCGCCGTCGCCGGTGGACCGCGCGGCCTACACCCGGGCCGGGCTGCCCTGGTTCGAGTACTACGACCAGGACGCCGGGGACGTGGCCCCCACGGACACCCTCGGCGCGGTGCGGCCCGTCGGCGAGTGGCTCGGCGACGACCACGAGCCCTGGCAGGCGCCCTCGCCCGAGCAGGTGATCCAGCTCGGGGACGCACCGGGCAAGCCGGTCGCGGACGGTGACTGGTAGGTGGCGGTACGCGTCGGCCTCCGTGTGACGTACCGCGCCGTCTTTGCACCGCACGGGTGTCACACGCCATGGTGGAGGTCACGGCTGAGGCAACCGACACCCGAGGTGCAGGCATGAGCAGTGGTGCAGGACCGGCGCGCGGCGCGGGCGGCGGCTGGAGCAGGCGCCGGTTCGTCGGAGCGCTGGCGGGAGCCGTCGCGGCGACGGCGCTGCCCTCTCCGGCCGCGCCCCGGGCCGAGCCCGCACGGGCCGCGACCGCGCCCGGCGTCGGGTCACCCCCGACCGCCGGTGCGCCGTCCGCGGCCGGCTCGCCTTCCGCCGGCGGCTCGCCCGCCCCCACCGTCCGTCCCCTGTTCCTCGGCACGTACACGTCGGTCGACGGCGGCGGGAAGGGCATCGGACTGGCCACCTACGACTCCGCCACGGGTGCCGTCACGGCCACCGGCACGGTGACCGGCGTCGCCGACCCCTCGTACCTCGCCGTGCACCCGGACCACCGCACCCTGTACGCCGTCGACGAGCGGCCCGAGGGCGGGGTGACGGCCGTACGGCTCGCGGACGACAAGGTGCTCGGCACCCGTGGCACGGGAGGATCCGGTCCGTGCCACCTGTCCGTACATCCGAGCGGGCACTGGCTGCTGAGCGCCAACTACGGCTCGGGCAGTGTGGCCGTGCACCCCATCGACGCCTCGGGCGCGCTCGGCGAGCGCACGGATCTGGTCAGGCACTCCAGCCCGGCTCCCGGCCCCGGCCAACAGGGGCCGCACGCGCACCAGTTCATCACCGGACCGGACGGCAGCCATGTCCTCGCCGTCGACCTGGGGACCGACACCGTCTACAGCTACCGGCTCGACCCGTCCGAGGGCACACTCGCCGAGGTCTCCCAGGCGCACACCCGTCCGGGCGCGGGCCCGCGCCACCTCACCTTCCACCCCGGCGGCCGCTTCGCCTATCTCGCCAACGAGGTGGACAACACGGTCGTCGTCTGCGGCTACGACAGGACGAGCGGGCGGCTCAGTCCGGGGAAGGCGCAGTCGACGGGTACGGGGACGGGGACCAACTACCCGGCTCAGATCGTGGTGACGTCGGACGGCGCGTACGCCTATCTGGCCAATCGCGGCGCCAACAGCCTGACGCGGTACGCGGTCGAGGCGGACGGCGCGCGGCTGCGGCTCCTGGACACCGTCCCGGTCGGCGGCGACTTCCCGCGCCAGCTCGCCCTCTCGCCCGACGAGCGGCTGCTGTTCACGGCGAATCAGCGCTCCGGCACGGTCAGTGTCTTCCACGTCGACGGCGCGAGCGGTGGCCTCAGGCTCGCGGGCAAGCCGTTCGCGTCACCCGTCGCCGTCTGCGCGCTGCCGCTGTAGCGCGCGGGGGCAGGCGGTGGAGCTCGCCTGCGTGAGCAGCACGTGCATGCGCTCGGTGAGCTGGGAGACGTCGTCGGCGGGCGCGTGGAAGGCCAGGCGCACATCGCCGTCGCCCCGTACCCGCTCGACGCGCAGTGTCAGGCCGTGCCGGTCGACGGCGAGCGGCTGGACGCGGACCGCGCCGTGCAGGCTCTCGGGCTCGACGAGGCGGGTCAGCCGCTCGACGGCGTCGGGGTGCGCGTCGGCGAGGTGGGTGAGCAGGGCGGCCTCGGCGGATGCCAGCGGATCGGGGTCGGCGTCGGCGAACTCGTCGAGGCCGACGACGACGGCGCCGGACGCGTCGCGCAGCACGACCCGCGAGGCCCGGAACTCCAGATGCCCCTCCCCGACCGTGAACCAGCCGGCCGTCCAGAGGCGGGTGCGGATCCGGCGGCGTACCGGAACGGGCGCGACGTCCGCGAACTCCAGGACGGCCGACGGCTCACCGCGGGGGGCGCAGACGGCGGCGGCGAGCAGCGCGCTGTCGTCCGGCACGCGCAGAAGGATCCTGCCGTCCCCGGTGACGCTGTGCGCGCCGAGGAGTTCCTCCCGGCCGCCCTCGGCGGTCACCGCGCAGGACCAGGCCGCGGCGAGCACCGAGCGGGCGCGCTCGGCCACGGCGGGCGCGGCCGTCCAGACATGACGGTCACCCATTCGGTCACCCATCCCAACCTCCATTAGGTAAGCCTTGCCTAACCTATCGAAGATCCGGGTGTACGCCAACCACGCCGCGCCCCTGACGCCCCCAACGGCTACGGGGCGATCGCGCCCAGCAGCGCCCGCGCACAGAGGTCGCGCAGTTGTTCGCGCGTCAGCTCCGCGCCCCTCAGCCACTCCAGACACACG includes:
- a CDS encoding FUSC family protein, with amino-acid sequence MRDVRDVWAVVGPQFRKWHQEPVVVQSVRSAAAASIAYVIAVRLSPEPAPLTAPLTALLVVQVTLYSTLTTGIRRVNSVVAGVVVAIGFSLLVGLTWWSLALLILASLAVGHLVRVSEFVPEVAISAMLVLGVTRVGDTAWARVLETLIGAVVGLGCNLLFAPPVWVGAAGQSIEDLARRVRQLMLRMGEEAAGRTPVEHATARLHEARRLDHDIVGVDAALRQAEDSLKLNPRVREGLLHRIVLRTGLDTLEICTVVLRVLARTLTDLAKERDPEPLFDPQVGAVMEQLLSEVADAVVSFAVLVTTDVSQNAESAETRLTAELTTASATRDKLAQLLLEGVQRDARQWHLHGAVLTEVNRILDELDTEHRSRRLMEELDRGAREQRERRPHLTRLRNRLRVPMPTRRSRNRRTASRRSL
- a CDS encoding lactonase family protein yields the protein MSSGAGPARGAGGGWSRRRFVGALAGAVAATALPSPAAPRAEPARAATAPGVGSPPTAGAPSAAGSPSAGGSPAPTVRPLFLGTYTSVDGGGKGIGLATYDSATGAVTATGTVTGVADPSYLAVHPDHRTLYAVDERPEGGVTAVRLADDKVLGTRGTGGSGPCHLSVHPSGHWLLSANYGSGSVAVHPIDASGALGERTDLVRHSSPAPGPGQQGPHAHQFITGPDGSHVLAVDLGTDTVYSYRLDPSEGTLAEVSQAHTRPGAGPRHLTFHPGGRFAYLANEVDNTVVVCGYDRTSGRLSPGKAQSTGTGTGTNYPAQIVVTSDGAYAYLANRGANSLTRYAVEADGARLRLLDTVPVGGDFPRQLALSPDERLLFTANQRSGTVSVFHVDGASGGLRLAGKPFASPVAVCALPL
- a CDS encoding DUF2470 domain-containing protein: MGDRHVWTAAPAVAERARSVLAAAWSCAVTAEGGREELLGAHSVTGDGRILLRVPDDSALLAAAVCAPRGEPSAVLEFADVAPVPVRRRIRTRLWTAGWFTVGEGHLEFRASRVVLRDASGAVVVGLDEFADADPDPLASAEAALLTHLADAHPDAVERLTRLVEPESLHGAVRVQPLAVDRHGLTLRVERVRGDGDVRLAFHAPADDVSQLTERMHVLLTQASSTACPRALQRQRADGDG